From the Fusobacterium simiae genome, one window contains:
- a CDS encoding type II toxin-antitoxin system HipA family toxin: MNKIKSLQVFYNEKKVGTLALTKNNIVAFEYDNDWLNSGFSISPYSLPLKKQVFIPKIDPFDGLYGVFSDSLPDGWGRLLVDRMLNSQNINPREVNAINRLAIVGETGIGALSYKPEYNLLEDKKYQEDYDKLALSCKKILNTEYSDDLDNLFRLGGSSGGARPKILTKIDNEDWIIKFPSSSDEKDIGKLEYLYSICAKKCKINMPETKLFPSKISSGYFGIKRFDRKRLSTGTIKKIHMVSVSGLLETSHRIPNLDYNDLMQLTLNLTKSFEEVEKLFRLMCFNVFAHNRDDHSKNFSFIYNEKLKKWELSPAYDLTYSYSINGEHATTINGNGVNPDLKDILKVAEKIGLEKNKAKSIATEIEGIVKKDLKIFLSNK; the protein is encoded by the coding sequence ATGAACAAGATTAAATCTCTACAAGTATTTTACAATGAAAAAAAAGTTGGAACATTAGCTTTAACTAAAAATAATATTGTAGCCTTTGAATATGATAATGACTGGTTAAATAGTGGTTTTTCAATAAGTCCATATAGTCTTCCTTTAAAGAAACAAGTTTTTATTCCTAAAATAGACCCTTTTGATGGCTTATATGGAGTATTTTCTGATAGTCTTCCTGATGGTTGGGGAAGATTACTTGTTGATAGAATGTTAAATTCTCAAAATATAAATCCAAGAGAAGTTAATGCAATAAATAGACTTGCTATTGTTGGTGAAACAGGAATAGGAGCATTATCTTATAAACCAGAATACAATCTTTTAGAAGATAAAAAGTATCAAGAAGACTATGATAAATTAGCTTTAAGCTGTAAAAAAATTTTAAATACTGAGTATTCAGATGACTTGGATAATCTTTTTAGATTAGGAGGTTCATCAGGAGGAGCAAGACCAAAAATCTTAACAAAAATAGACAATGAAGATTGGATTATAAAATTTCCTTCTTCATCAGATGAGAAAGATATAGGGAAATTAGAATATTTATATTCAATATGTGCTAAAAAATGTAAAATTAATATGCCTGAAACTAAGTTATTCCCTTCTAAAATATCATCAGGCTATTTTGGAATTAAGAGATTTGATAGAAAAAGGTTATCAACAGGTACAATTAAAAAAATTCATATGGTTTCTGTAAGTGGATTACTTGAAACTTCACATAGAATACCTAATCTTGATTACAATGATTTAATGCAACTTACTTTAAATCTTACAAAAAGTTTTGAAGAGGTAGAAAAATTATTTAGATTGATGTGTTTCAATGTTTTTGCTCATAATAGAGATGACCATTCTAAAAATTTTTCATTTATTTACAATGAAAAATTAAAAAAATGGGAGCTATCACCAGCATACGATTTAACTTATAGTTATTCAATAAATGGTGAACATGCAACAACAATTAATGGAAATGGAGTAAATCCTGATTTAAAAGATATATTAAAAGTTGCTGAAAAAATAGGTTTAGAGAAAAATAAAGCTAAAAGTATTGCTACTGAAATAGAAGGGATTGTAAAAAAAGATTTAAAGATTTTTTTATCAAATAAATAA
- a CDS encoding helix-turn-helix domain-containing protein has translation MKLNFLNIKTPKEIQLEIAKNVRKRRKELKLTQEEFSKKSGVSFASIKRFENTGEISLFSLIKIAIILECEDEFLSLFQQKQYNSIEELINEQD, from the coding sequence ATGAAACTAAATTTTTTAAATATTAAAACACCAAAAGAAATACAATTAGAAATAGCAAAAAATGTTAGAAAAAGAAGAAAAGAATTAAAATTAACACAAGAGGAATTTTCAAAAAAATCGGGGGTGAGTTTTGCTTCAATCAAGCGTTTTGAAAATACTGGTGAAATTTCTCTTTTTTCTCTTATAAAAATTGCTATTATTTTAGAATGTGAAGATGAATTTCTAAGTTTATTTCAACAAAAACAATATAATTCTATTGAGGAGTTAATAAATGAACAAGATTAA
- a CDS encoding queuosine precursor transporter has protein sequence MMHNIFLWFLMLVINFSCILFAYRSFGKVGLYIWVPISTILANVQVVILVNLFGLEATLGNILYAGGFLITDILSENYGKKAANIAVKIGFFSLVATTLIMQCAIHFTPLDVPEGLAIFESVKSIFSLLPRLAIASLIAYLISQFHDVWLYEKIREFFPEKKFIWLRNNGSTMLSQLIDNALFTTIAFYGVYPVEVMFNIFLSTYIIKFIVAICDTPFIYIADKMFRGKKIPEDI, from the coding sequence ATGATGCATAATATATTTCTTTGGTTTTTAATGTTAGTGATTAACTTTTCTTGTATACTTTTTGCTTATAGAAGTTTTGGGAAGGTAGGTCTGTATATTTGGGTTCCTATCTCAACTATACTAGCAAATGTACAGGTTGTTATACTTGTAAATCTTTTTGGTTTAGAAGCAACTCTTGGAAATATACTATATGCAGGAGGATTTTTAATAACTGATATTTTAAGTGAAAACTATGGTAAAAAAGCAGCTAATATAGCTGTAAAAATTGGATTTTTCTCACTTGTTGCAACAACTTTAATAATGCAATGTGCTATACACTTTACACCTCTTGATGTTCCAGAAGGTTTAGCCATATTTGAAAGTGTAAAAAGTATATTCTCATTATTGCCAAGATTGGCTATTGCCTCTCTTATTGCATATTTAATATCTCAATTCCATGATGTATGGCTATATGAAAAAATTAGAGAATTTTTTCCTGAAAAAAAGTTTATTTGGCTTAGAAATAATGGAAGTACAATGCTTAGTCAACTTATAGATAATGCTCTATTTACAACTATTGCTTTCTATGGAGTGTATCCAGTAGAAGTAATGTTTAATATCTTCTTATCAACATATATAATTAAATTTATAGTTGCTATCTGTGACACACCTTTTATCTACATTGCTGATAAAATGTTTAGGGGTAAGAAAATTCCTGAGGATATTTAA
- a CDS encoding radical SAM protein, whose translation MGIRYSKVEGKFQREIILLKSFPCAYGKCSFCNYIEDNSTDEDEINRINLEVLEEITGEFGILEVINSGSVFEIPKKTLEKIREIVYKKDIKILYFEIFYSYLSRLNEIIDYFNEKKKVEIRFRTGIESFDNDFRRKVYKKNIFLDKKKIKELSEKIYSICLLIATQGQTKEMIKNDIEIGLKYFKAITINIFVDNGTAVKRDTELVKWFVQDMKYLFDDSRIEILIDNKDLGVFEQ comes from the coding sequence ATGGGAATAAGATATAGTAAAGTGGAAGGAAAATTTCAAAGGGAGATAATTCTCTTAAAGTCTTTTCCTTGTGCTTATGGTAAATGTAGTTTTTGTAACTACATAGAAGATAACTCAACTGATGAAGATGAAATCAACAGAATTAATTTAGAAGTTTTAGAGGAAATAACAGGGGAATTTGGAATTTTAGAAGTTATAAATTCTGGTTCGGTATTTGAAATTCCTAAGAAAACTTTGGAGAAAATAAGAGAGATAGTCTATAAAAAGGATATAAAAATTTTGTACTTTGAGATTTTTTATTCTTATCTTTCTCGTTTAAATGAAATTATTGATTATTTCAATGAAAAGAAAAAAGTTGAAATTAGATTTAGAACAGGTATAGAAAGTTTTGATAATGATTTTAGAAGAAAAGTCTATAAGAAAAATATTTTCTTAGATAAAAAGAAAATAAAAGAATTATCAGAAAAAATATATTCAATTTGTTTACTGATAGCAACTCAGGGACAAACAAAAGAGATGATAAAAAATGATATTGAAATAGGTTTAAAATATTTTAAGGCTATAACAATAAATATTTTTGTAGATAATGGAACAGCTGTAAAAAGAGATACTGAGCTTGTAAAATGGTTTGTACAAGATATGAAATATCTTTTTGATGATAGTAGAATTGAAATTTTAATAGATAATAAAGATTTGGGGGTCTTTGAACAATGA
- a CDS encoding L-threonylcarbamoyladenylate synthase produces the protein MEKYLKVDKISDVSDDKWALLSNEIKKGSLIIYPTDTVYGLGAIVTNEQSINNVYLAKSRSFSSPLIALLSSVNKVEEVAYVSDKNKELLQKLAKAFWPGALTVILKRKEHIPSIMVSGGDTIGVRIPNLDLAIKIIDLAGGILATTSANISGETTPKSYDELSEAIKSKVDILIDSGECKLGEASTIIDLTYDIPKILRKGAISIEEIKKIIGRVG, from the coding sequence ATGGAAAAATATTTAAAGGTTGATAAAATATCTGATGTCAGTGATGATAAGTGGGCTTTACTGTCTAATGAAATAAAAAAAGGTTCACTTATTATCTATCCAACTGATACTGTCTATGGTTTAGGAGCTATTGTTACTAATGAACAAAGTATAAATAATGTCTATCTTGCTAAGAGTAGAAGTTTTTCTTCTCCTCTTATTGCACTTTTAAGTTCCGTAAATAAAGTTGAAGAAGTTGCCTATGTTTCTGATAAAAATAAGGAACTTTTACAAAAATTAGCCAAGGCTTTTTGGCCAGGAGCATTGACTGTAATATTAAAAAGAAAAGAACATATACCTAGTATCATGGTTTCTGGTGGAGATACTATTGGTGTGAGAATCCCTAATTTAGATTTAGCTATAAAGATTATTGATTTAGCAGGTGGTATTTTAGCCACAACAAGTGCTAATATTTCAGGAGAAACTACTCCAAAATCTTATGATGAATTATCTGAAGCTATAAAATCAAAAGTTGATATTTTAATAGATTCTGGTGAATGTAAATTAGGTGAGGCTTCAACTATAATTGATTTGACTTATGATATCCCTAAAATACTCAGAAAGGGTGCGATATCTATAGAAGAAATTAAAAAAATAATTGGAAGAGTGGGGTGA
- a CDS encoding ribose-phosphate diphosphokinase — protein sequence MINFNNVKIFSGNSNLELAKKIAEKAGLQLGKAEIQRFKDGEVYIEIEETVRGRDVFVVQSTSEPVNENLMELLIFVDALRRASAKTINVIIPYYGYARQDRKSKPREPITSKLVANLLTTAGVNRVVAMDLHADQIQGFFDIPLDHMQALPLMARYFKERGFKGDKVVVVSPDVGGVKRARKLAEKLDCKIAIIDKRRPKPNMSEVMNLIGEVEGKIAIFIDDMIDTAGTITNGADAIAQRGALEVYACCTHAVFSDPAIERLEKSALKEVVITDSIALPERKKIDKIKILSVDSVFANAIDRITNNQSVSELFN from the coding sequence ATGATAAATTTTAATAATGTTAAAATTTTTTCTGGAAATTCAAATTTAGAATTAGCTAAAAAAATAGCTGAAAAAGCAGGTTTACAACTTGGAAAAGCAGAAATTCAAAGATTCAAAGATGGAGAAGTCTATATTGAAATTGAAGAAACTGTTAGAGGTAGAGATGTCTTTGTTGTTCAATCTACTTCAGAGCCAGTAAATGAAAATCTTATGGAACTTTTAATATTTGTTGATGCTTTAAGAAGAGCTTCAGCTAAAACAATAAATGTCATTATTCCATACTATGGTTATGCTAGACAAGATAGAAAATCTAAACCAAGAGAACCAATTACTTCTAAACTTGTAGCAAATTTACTTACAACAGCTGGTGTAAACAGAGTTGTTGCTATGGATTTGCATGCTGATCAAATTCAAGGTTTCTTTGATATTCCTCTTGACCATATGCAAGCACTACCTTTAATGGCAAGATATTTCAAAGAAAGAGGATTTAAAGGAGATAAAGTTGTTGTTGTTTCTCCTGATGTTGGTGGAGTGAAAAGAGCTAGAAAATTAGCAGAAAAATTAGATTGTAAAATTGCAATTATTGATAAGAGAAGACCTAAGCCAAATATGTCAGAAGTTATGAATTTAATTGGAGAAGTTGAAGGAAAAATTGCTATATTTATAGATGATATGATAGACACAGCTGGGACAATAACAAATGGTGCTGATGCAATAGCCCAAAGAGGGGCATTAGAAGTTTATGCTTGTTGTACTCATGCAGTATTTTCTGACCCTGCAATAGAAAGATTAGAAAAAAGTGCTTTAAAAGAAGTAGTAATTACAGATTCAATAGCCTTACCTGAAAGAAAAAAAATAGACAAAATTAAAATATTATCAGTAGATTCTGTTTTTGCAAATGCAATAGATAGAATAACTAATAATCAATCAGTTTCAGAGTTATTTAATTAA
- the glmU gene encoding bifunctional UDP-N-acetylglucosamine diphosphorylase/glucosamine-1-phosphate N-acetyltransferase GlmU, whose translation MKSIIMAAGKGTRMKSDLPKVAHLAHGKPMIVRIIDALNALDVEENILILGHKKEKVLEILGNDVSYVVQEEQLGTGHAVKQAIPKIKDYDGDVLIINGDIPLIRKQTLIDFYNLYKKENADGIILSAIFKNPFSYGRVLKDGNKVLKIVEEKEANEEQKKVKEINAGVYIFKAQDLVKALEKINNNNEKGEYYITDVIEILSNDNKKILSYSLKDSMEIQGVNSKVELALVSKVLRERKNTALMEDGVILIDPATAYIDDEVKIGRDTTIYPNVTLQGNTEIGESSEILSGTRIIDSKIADNVRIESSVIEESIVEKGVTIGPYAHLRPKSHLKENVHIGNFVETKKSILEKGVKAGHLTYLGDAHIGEKTNIGAGTITCNYDGKNKFKTEIGKDVFIGSDTMLVAPVNIGNNSLIGAGSVITKDVPSDSLSVERSKQIIKEGWKKKDDKF comes from the coding sequence ATGAAATCAATTATTATGGCTGCTGGAAAAGGAACGAGAATGAAGTCTGATTTACCAAAGGTTGCTCATCTAGCACATGGGAAACCTATGATTGTTAGAATCATAGATGCTTTAAACGCCCTTGATGTTGAAGAAAATATTTTAATACTTGGGCATAAGAAAGAAAAGGTTTTAGAAATTCTTGGAAATGATGTAAGTTATGTTGTTCAAGAAGAACAATTAGGAACAGGTCATGCAGTAAAACAAGCTATACCAAAGATTAAAGATTATGATGGAGACGTTTTAATAATAAATGGAGATATTCCTTTAATTAGAAAGCAAACTTTAATAGATTTTTATAATCTATATAAAAAAGAAAATGCTGATGGTATAATTCTATCTGCTATCTTTAAAAATCCATTTAGCTATGGTAGAGTATTAAAAGATGGTAATAAAGTTTTAAAGATTGTTGAAGAAAAAGAAGCAAATGAAGAACAAAAGAAAGTTAAAGAAATAAATGCAGGTGTGTATATTTTTAAGGCTCAAGATTTGGTTAAAGCCTTAGAAAAAATAAATAACAACAATGAAAAAGGTGAATACTACATAACTGATGTTATAGAAATACTATCCAATGATAATAAAAAAATACTTTCATATTCTTTAAAAGATAGTATGGAAATTCAAGGTGTAAACTCTAAGGTTGAGTTAGCACTTGTTTCAAAGGTTCTAAGAGAAAGAAAGAACACTGCTCTTATGGAAGATGGAGTTATCTTAATAGATCCAGCTACTGCATATATTGATGATGAAGTAAAAATTGGTAGAGATACAACTATCTACCCAAATGTTACTTTACAAGGAAATACAGAAATTGGAGAAAGTTCTGAAATATTATCAGGAACAAGAATTATAGACAGTAAAATAGCAGATAATGTTAGAATAGAAAGTTCTGTCATTGAAGAAAGTATAGTTGAAAAAGGTGTAACTATTGGTCCTTATGCTCATTTAAGACCAAAATCTCATTTAAAAGAAAATGTACATATTGGTAATTTTGTTGAAACTAAAAAGTCTATCCTTGAAAAAGGAGTTAAAGCTGGTCATCTAACTTATTTAGGTGATGCTCATATTGGTGAAAAAACTAACATAGGTGCTGGAACTATAACTTGTAACTATGATGGTAAAAATAAATTCAAAACAGAAATTGGTAAAGATGTTTTTATTGGAAGTGACACTATGCTTGTTGCTCCTGTAAATATAGGGAATAACTCTCTTATTGGTGCTGGTTCAGTTATAACTAAGGATGTTCCCAGTGATTCTCTTAGTGTAGAAAGAAGTAAACAAATAATAAAGGAAGGGTGGAAGAAAAAAGATGATAAATTTTAA
- a CDS encoding J domain-containing protein: MEVMLIPLLLLFFILVAGFGIENTFKILPPLIILGLLIYFLGWIAVKYFWIIVPIWVISRLLSNKNKRSNSTYSRTYRRTSEDDFFNSYGRTGSSNRTTYRGTFNSKEEAEEFFRTFFGGGFGQGSTNTGRSTYGSGYSSQNNGYQRNTSNTYTTDKSKYYTVLGINRGASQDEIKKAYHKLAKEHHPDRFVNSSDSEKKYHENKMKEINDAYENLTK; the protein is encoded by the coding sequence GTGGAAGTTATGTTAATACCTTTGCTATTATTATTTTTCATATTAGTAGCAGGTTTTGGAATTGAAAATACTTTTAAAATACTTCCTCCATTGATTATTTTAGGACTTTTAATTTATTTTTTAGGATGGATAGCAGTGAAATACTTTTGGATAATTGTACCTATATGGGTTATTAGTAGACTACTTTCAAATAAAAATAAGAGAAGTAATTCCACATATTCAAGAACATATAGAAGAACAAGTGAAGATGATTTCTTTAACTCATATGGAAGAACAGGAAGCTCAAATAGAACAACTTATAGAGGAACATTTAATAGTAAAGAAGAAGCAGAAGAGTTTTTTAGAACTTTCTTTGGTGGAGGATTTGGACAAGGCTCAACAAACACTGGTAGAAGTACTTATGGTAGTGGATATAGTAGCCAAAATAATGGCTATCAAAGAAATACTTCTAATACATATACAACAGATAAAAGTAAATATTATACTGTATTAGGTATAAATAGAGGTGCAAGTCAAGATGAAATAAAAAAAGCATATCATAAACTTGCAAAAGAACATCATCCAGATAGATTTGTTAATTCATCTGACAGTGAAAAGAAATATCATGAAAACAAAATGAAAGAAATAAATGATGCATACGAAAATTTAACAAAATAA
- a CDS encoding DUF7336 domain-containing protein, which yields MECKKIKKVYMLYHVNERKDEKLIGFLSTKEKAEDIIKELIEKPGFKDCPNGFRIKTMIIGKDYYTRGFKSKCAPKDK from the coding sequence ATGGAATGTAAAAAAATAAAGAAAGTTTATATGTTATATCATGTAAATGAAAGAAAAGATGAAAAACTAATAGGTTTTTTATCAACTAAAGAAAAAGCTGAAGATATAATAAAAGAGTTGATTGAAAAACCAGGATTTAAAGATTGTCCTAATGGTTTTAGAATAAAGACAATGATAATAGGGAAAGATTATTATACAAGAGGTTTTAAATCAAAATGTGCCCCTAAAGATAAATAA
- a CDS encoding DUF7336 domain-containing protein: protein MKIYVLSHEYCYGDYKYKYKEECRFIGVYLTKKDALNTLNRFKKIRGFSSHISNFYIGCYTVDKTLGWLGNYSIDNWYAVGFMGKFYRQNIE from the coding sequence GTGAAAATATATGTATTATCTCATGAGTATTGCTATGGAGATTATAAATACAAATATAAGGAAGAATGTAGATTTATAGGAGTATATTTAACTAAAAAGGATGCTTTAAATACTTTAAATAGATTTAAAAAAATAAGAGGTTTTTCATCTCATATTTCAAATTTTTATATAGGTTGTTATACTGTCGATAAAACATTGGGATGGTTAGGTAATTATAGTATAGATAATTGGTATGCAGTTGGATTTATGGGAAAATTTTATAGGCAGAATATTGAATAA
- a CDS encoding sodium-dependent transporter: MDNSERKFQSKLGFILTCVGSAVGMANIWAFPYRVGKYGGAVFLLIYFMFIALFSYVGLSAEYLIGRRAGTGTLGSYEYAWNDKGKGKLGYGLAYIPLLGSMSIAIGYAIIAAWVLRTFGAAVTGKILEVDTAQFFGEAVTGNFVILPWHIAVIVITLLTLFAGAKSIEKTNKIMMPAFFILFFILAVRVAFLPGAIEGYKYLFVPDWSYLSNVETWVNAMGQAFFSLSITGSGMIVCGAYLDKKEDIVNGALQTGIFDTIAAMIAAFVVIPASFAFGYPASAGPSLMFMTIPEVFKQMPFGQLLAILFFVSVVFAAVSSLQNMFEVVGESILTRFKMSRKNVIFLLAIISLAIGIFIEPENKVGPWMDVVTIYIIPFGAVLGAISWYWLLKKESYMEELNLGSKVKRSEMYHNVGKYVYVPLVLIVFVLGIIYHGIG, from the coding sequence ATGGATAATTCGGAAAGGAAGTTTCAGTCAAAATTAGGTTTTATATTAACTTGTGTTGGTTCTGCTGTTGGAATGGCTAATATCTGGGCATTTCCATATAGAGTTGGTAAATATGGGGGAGCAGTATTTTTATTAATATATTTTATGTTTATAGCTTTATTTTCTTATGTTGGTTTGTCAGCTGAATATTTAATTGGAAGAAGAGCTGGAACAGGAACTTTAGGTTCTTATGAATATGCTTGGAATGATAAAGGAAAAGGTAAATTAGGTTATGGTCTAGCTTATATCCCTCTTTTAGGTTCTATGAGTATAGCTATTGGATATGCAATAATTGCTGCTTGGGTATTAAGAACTTTTGGAGCAGCTGTTACTGGAAAAATTTTAGAAGTTGATACTGCTCAATTTTTTGGTGAAGCTGTTACTGGAAACTTTGTAATTTTACCTTGGCATATAGCTGTAATTGTTATAACATTGCTTACACTTTTTGCTGGAGCAAAAAGTATAGAAAAAACAAATAAAATAATGATGCCTGCATTTTTTATACTATTTTTTATATTAGCAGTAAGAGTTGCATTTTTACCAGGAGCTATTGAAGGATATAAATATTTATTTGTTCCTGATTGGTCTTACCTAAGTAATGTTGAAACTTGGGTTAATGCAATGGGACAAGCATTTTTTTCACTTTCTATAACTGGTAGCGGAATGATAGTTTGTGGAGCATATTTAGATAAAAAAGAAGATATAGTCAATGGTGCATTACAAACAGGTATTTTTGATACAATAGCTGCTATGATAGCTGCCTTTGTTGTAATCCCAGCATCATTTGCATTTGGATATCCTGCAAGTGCTGGACCATCTTTAATGTTTATGACTATACCAGAAGTTTTTAAACAAATGCCTTTTGGACAACTATTAGCAATATTATTCTTTGTATCTGTTGTATTTGCTGCTGTCAGCTCATTACAAAATATGTTTGAAGTTGTTGGTGAATCAATACTAACAAGATTTAAAATGTCAAGAAAAAATGTTATTTTCTTGCTTGCTATAATATCACTTGCAATTGGTATATTTATAGAACCTGAAAATAAGGTTGGCCCTTGGATGGATGTAGTCACTATTTATATAATTCCATTTGGAGCAGTACTTGGAGCAATTTCTTGGTATTGGTTACTTAAAAAAGAATCTTATATGGAAGAACTTAATTTAGGTAGCAAGGTTAAACGTTCTGAAATGTATCATAATGTTGGTAAATATGTGTATGTGCCATTAGTATTAATAGTATTTGTATTAGGAATTATATATCATGGTATTGGATAA
- a CDS encoding tyrosine phenol-lyase: MRYEDYPAEPFRIKSVETVKMIDKAAREEVIKKAGYNTFLINSEDVYIDLLTDSGTNAMSDKQWAGLMQGDEAYAGSRNFFHLEETVKEIFGFKHIVPTHQGRGAENILSQIAIKPGQYVPGNMYFTTTRYHQERNGGIFKDVIRDEAHDAALDVPFKGNIDLNKLQKLIDEVGAENIAYVCLAVTVNLAGGQPVSMENMKAVRELTKKHGIKVFYDATRCVENAYFIKEQEAGYQDKTIKEIVHEMFSYADGCTMSGKKDCLVNIGGFLCMNDEDLFLAAKEIVVVYEGMPSYGGLAGRDMEAMAIGLRESLQYEYIRHRVLQVRYLGQKLKEAGVPILEPVGGHAVFLDARRFCPHIPQEEFPAQALAAAIYVECGVRTMERGIVSAGRDVKTGENHKPKLETVRVTIPRRVYTYKHMDIVAEGIIKLYKHKEDIKPLEFVYEPKQLRFFTARFGIKK; encoded by the coding sequence ATGAGATATGAAGATTATCCAGCAGAGCCATTTAGAATTAAGAGTGTAGAAACAGTTAAGATGATTGACAAGGCAGCAAGAGAAGAAGTAATTAAAAAAGCCGGTTACAATACTTTTTTAATCAATTCTGAAGATGTTTACATTGATTTATTAACTGATAGTGGAACTAATGCTATGAGTGATAAACAATGGGCTGGCTTAATGCAGGGGGATGAAGCCTATGCAGGAAGTAGAAATTTCTTCCATTTAGAAGAAACTGTAAAAGAAATATTTGGGTTTAAACATATAGTTCCTACTCACCAAGGAAGAGGAGCAGAAAATATTTTATCCCAAATAGCTATAAAACCTGGGCAATATGTTCCTGGAAATATGTATTTTACAACTACTAGATATCACCAAGAAAGAAATGGTGGAATATTTAAAGATGTAATAAGAGATGAAGCTCATGATGCTGCTCTTGATGTTCCTTTTAAAGGAAATATAGATTTAAACAAATTACAAAAATTAATAGATGAAGTTGGAGCAGAAAACATTGCTTATGTTTGTTTAGCTGTAACTGTAAACCTTGCAGGTGGACAACCAGTTTCTATGGAAAATATGAAAGCAGTTAGAGAATTAACTAAAAAACATGGAATAAAAGTTTTCTATGATGCAACTAGATGTGTTGAAAATGCTTACTTTATTAAAGAACAAGAAGCAGGATATCAAGATAAAACTATAAAAGAAATAGTACATGAAATGTTCAGCTATGCTGATGGATGTACTATGAGTGGTAAAAAAGATTGTCTTGTTAATATAGGTGGATTTTTATGTATGAATGATGAAGATTTATTCTTAGCAGCAAAAGAAATAGTTGTTGTCTATGAAGGAATGCCATCTTATGGAGGACTTGCTGGTAGAGATATGGAAGCTATGGCAATAGGTTTAAGAGAATCTCTACAATATGAATATATAAGACATAGAGTTTTACAAGTTAGATACTTAGGTCAAAAATTAAAAGAAGCTGGAGTTCCTATACTTGAACCAGTTGGAGGACATGCTGTGTTCTTAGATGCTAGAAGATTCTGTCCTCATATTCCACAAGAAGAATTCCCAGCTCAAGCTCTTGCAGCAGCAATCTATGTTGAATGTGGTGTAAGAACTATGGAAAGAGGAATAGTTTCTGCTGGAAGAGATGTAAAAACTGGTGAAAACCATAAACCTAAACTTGAAACTGTAAGAGTTACTATTCCAAGAAGAGTTTATACTTATAAACATATGGATATAGTAGCAGAAGGTATAATTAAACTATACAAACATAAAGAAGATATAAAACCTTTAGAATTTGTATATGAACCAAAACAATTAAGATTCTTTACAGCTAGATTTGGAATAAAAAAATAA
- a CDS encoding GntR family transcriptional regulator produces MKIIKDLLSEQIYKILKNDIINSKINFGEVLVNKNLQERFDVSSTPVRDAILRLKEDGIIEEITRSGAKLIDFNPDFACEVNQLIMTITLGVLEYSLENVENRKEIIDNLNKYIKLQQNNISTDLYYEYDYHFHKTFFDYSNNKLLKDLFKKYNLINEILVKAYHKGDFSLENRLDCLKDHENIIKSIEDNNISMTLDLIKKHYLRADKIFKNSIKIS; encoded by the coding sequence ATGAAAATAATAAAAGACTTATTAAGTGAACAAATATATAAAATTTTAAAAAATGACATTATCAATTCTAAAATAAATTTTGGTGAAGTTTTGGTTAATAAAAATTTACAGGAAAGGTTTGATGTAAGTTCTACCCCAGTAAGAGATGCAATTCTTCGATTAAAAGAAGATGGAATAATAGAAGAAATAACTAGGTCAGGAGCTAAATTAATAGATTTTAACCCTGATTTTGCCTGTGAAGTTAATCAATTGATTATGACTATTACTTTAGGTGTTCTTGAATATTCCTTAGAAAATGTTGAAAATAGAAAAGAAATTATTGATAACTTAAATAAGTATATAAAATTACAGCAAAATAATATATCTACTGACTTATATTATGAATATGATTATCATTTTCATAAAACTTTTTTTGATTATTCAAATAATAAATTATTAAAAGATTTATTTAAGAAATATAATTTAATTAATGAAATTTTAGTTAAAGCATATCATAAAGGGGATTTTTCTTTAGAAAATAGATTAGATTGCTTAAAAGATCATGAAAATATCATTAAATCTATAGAAGATAATAATATATCTATGACCTTAGATTTGATAAAGAAGCATTATTTAAGGGCTGATAAAATATTTAAAAATAGTATAAAAATAAGTTAA